One region of Streptomyces leeuwenhoekii genomic DNA includes:
- a CDS encoding helix-turn-helix domain-containing protein has translation MTDRYLSVDQVAELLGTSVRFPRRLVEERRIRYVKVGRHVRIPASALEEFIASRTVEPLRRPRTRYRRAA, from the coding sequence ATGACCGACCGCTACCTGTCCGTCGACCAGGTCGCCGAACTGCTCGGCACCTCCGTGCGCTTCCCCCGGCGGCTCGTCGAGGAGCGGCGCATCCGCTACGTGAAGGTCGGCCGCCACGTCCGTATCCCCGCGAGCGCGCTGGAGGAGTTCATCGCGTCCCGCACGGTGGAGCCGCTGAGGCGTCCCCGCACCCGCTACAGGAGGGCGGCCTGA
- a CDS encoding DUF2637 domain-containing protein, which produces MRALPLRVDAVLVQALIAAALSFAHLHDLALAAGQDGWKAWAYPVSVDLLLVAAWRQLRSGAAKAAGWCWFLVALAASLGANVATAGLLDLDDVPAWLRILVAGWPAVAFLGGTLLAHGAPKPTEALETAPEPLSTDTAPEPTVTEAELPATETESAPASPSPVPPALVALARKVADDHRTRTGTPIDTPTLRARLGVPMPLAEAITAHLT; this is translated from the coding sequence CCGCGCTGTCCTTCGCCCACCTGCACGACCTGGCGCTGGCCGCCGGACAGGACGGGTGGAAGGCGTGGGCCTATCCGGTCTCCGTCGACCTGCTGCTGGTGGCGGCCTGGCGGCAGCTGCGCTCGGGTGCGGCGAAAGCGGCCGGGTGGTGCTGGTTCCTCGTCGCGCTGGCCGCGTCCCTCGGCGCCAACGTCGCCACCGCCGGACTCCTCGACCTCGACGACGTACCGGCCTGGCTGCGCATCCTCGTCGCCGGCTGGCCCGCGGTCGCCTTCCTGGGCGGCACCCTGCTGGCCCACGGAGCGCCCAAGCCGACCGAGGCTCTGGAGACGGCCCCCGAACCGCTCTCGACGGACACGGCACCGGAACCCACCGTCACAGAAGCCGAACTACCGGCCACCGAAACGGAGTCGGCGCCGGCCTCCCCTTCCCCGGTACCGCCCGCCCTCGTCGCTCTCGCCCGGAAGGTCGCCGACGACCACCGCACCCGGACCGGAACCCCGATCGACACCCCGACGCTTCGCGCCCGGCTCGGCGTCCCGATGCCGCTCGCCGAAGCCATCACCGCCCACCTCACCTGA
- a CDS encoding tyrosine-type recombinase/integrase has translation MANSKGRRRRFGAIRRLPSGRYQARYPGPDGVMRPAPFTFETTAEADDWLAEKQTEIRRGEWRDPEAGAVSFRAYADKWVEERELAPLTRDLYRYLLDKHLTAFTSLDLDEITAPRVREWRAERLRTTGAKTMTAKAYRLLKAIMETAVDDELISRNPCRIKGAGKEKAAERRIATVAQVDALADAVGMRWRLMVYLGAYGPMRPEELAGLRRRDVDVDTLRIHVRRAEPERMDGRRVQGSTKSEAGTRILPAFLRRELRWHLESYAEPGPDGLLFVGEKGAPFRRSTFGRKWRKARELVGMPEGFRFYDLRHTGHTLSTRSGATLKDTMVRAGQSSEKAALIYQHSDEDRQEEVAAGLDATVRKARAAAARKAAERRPGTDLARGG, from the coding sequence ATGGCCAACAGCAAGGGCAGGCGTCGCCGCTTCGGTGCGATCCGCCGTCTTCCTTCCGGACGCTACCAAGCGCGTTATCCGGGGCCCGACGGTGTGATGCGCCCGGCTCCTTTCACCTTCGAGACGACGGCCGAAGCGGACGACTGGCTCGCCGAGAAGCAGACAGAGATCCGCCGGGGGGAGTGGAGGGACCCCGAGGCCGGGGCCGTAAGTTTCCGGGCCTATGCCGACAAGTGGGTGGAGGAGCGGGAGTTGGCGCCGCTGACGCGGGACCTCTATCGCTACCTGCTCGACAAGCACCTGACCGCCTTCACGAGCCTGGACCTGGACGAGATCACCGCACCTCGCGTACGCGAATGGCGGGCCGAGCGGCTGCGGACCACGGGTGCCAAGACGATGACGGCCAAGGCGTACCGCCTCCTCAAGGCCATCATGGAGACGGCCGTGGACGATGAGCTGATCAGTCGCAACCCGTGCCGGATCAAAGGTGCCGGCAAGGAGAAGGCGGCCGAACGGCGCATCGCCACCGTCGCCCAGGTCGACGCGCTCGCCGACGCCGTGGGGATGAGGTGGAGGCTGATGGTGTATCTCGGTGCTTATGGCCCGATGCGGCCGGAGGAGCTGGCCGGCCTCCGCCGCCGGGACGTGGATGTCGACACCTTGCGCATCCACGTTCGCCGCGCCGAGCCGGAACGGATGGACGGGCGACGGGTCCAGGGCAGCACCAAGAGCGAGGCCGGGACCCGGATCCTTCCCGCATTCCTCCGCCGAGAGCTCCGCTGGCACCTGGAGAGCTACGCCGAGCCGGGACCGGACGGGCTCCTCTTCGTCGGTGAGAAGGGCGCCCCCTTCCGCCGCAGCACCTTCGGGCGGAAGTGGCGTAAGGCACGTGAGCTCGTCGGCATGCCGGAAGGCTTCCGCTTCTACGACCTCCGGCACACCGGGCACACGCTCTCCACCCGGTCCGGCGCCACCCTCAAGGACACGATGGTCCGCGCCGGGCAGTCCTCGGAGAAGGCGGCGCTCATCTACCAGCACTCCGACGAGGACCGTCAGGAAGAGGTCGCCGCCGGCCTCGACGCGACCGTCCGGAAGGCTCGGGCCGCAGCTGCACGGAAGGCCGCCGAGAGACGTCCTGGCACGGATCTGGCACGCGGCGGGTGA
- the dcd gene encoding dCTP deaminase, with the protein MLLSDKDIRAEIDAGRVRIDPYDESMVQPSSIDVRLDRYFRVFENHRYPHIDPSVEQADLTRLVEPEGDEPFILHPGEFVLASTYEVITLPDDLASRLEGKSSLGRLGLVTHSTAGFIDPGFSGHVTLELSNLATLPIKLWPGMKIGQLCMFRLSSPAAHPYGSERYGSRYQGQRGPTASRSFINFHRTQV; encoded by the coding sequence GTGCTTCTCTCAGACAAGGACATCCGGGCCGAGATCGATGCCGGGCGGGTACGGATCGATCCCTACGACGAATCCATGGTGCAGCCGTCCAGCATCGACGTGCGCCTGGACCGTTACTTCCGGGTGTTCGAGAACCACCGGTACCCGCACATCGACCCGTCGGTCGAGCAGGCGGACCTCACGCGGCTCGTCGAGCCCGAGGGGGACGAACCGTTCATCCTGCACCCCGGTGAGTTCGTGCTGGCCAGTACCTACGAGGTCATCACGCTGCCCGACGATCTCGCCTCGCGGCTGGAGGGGAAGAGCTCCCTCGGGCGGCTCGGGCTCGTCACCCACTCCACCGCCGGGTTCATCGACCCCGGGTTCTCCGGGCACGTGACCCTGGAGCTGTCCAATCTCGCCACCCTGCCGATCAAGCTGTGGCCCGGCATGAAGATCGGCCAGCTGTGCATGTTCCGGCTCAGTTCGCCGGCCGCGCACCCCTACGGGAGCGAGCGGTACGGGTCGCGTTACCAGGGGCAGCGGGGGCCGACCGCCTCGCGGTCCTTCATCAACTTCCACCGGACCCAGGTATGA
- a CDS encoding mobile element transfer protein: MPANRRFRRVVRIGPVQVGTSYDGRGREKHTAVCTAPRCGFSADYDSRAAAELAARTHRCAVR; this comes from the coding sequence ATGCCCGCCAACCGCCGCTTCCGCCGCGTCGTCCGCATCGGCCCCGTCCAGGTCGGCACCTCCTACGACGGCCGGGGCCGCGAGAAGCACACCGCCGTCTGCACGGCCCCGCGGTGCGGCTTCTCCGCCGACTACGACAGCCGCGCCGCCGCCGAGCTGGCCGCCCGCACCCACCGCTGCGCCGTCCGCTGA
- a CDS encoding phosphoribosyltransferase yields the protein MSDVRENLSYEQFGVAVRELAQTVADDGYEPDIVLSIARGGVFVAGGLAYALDCKNIHLVNVEFYTGVGTTLEMPVMLAPVPNAIDFSDKKVLITDDVADTGKTLKLVRDFCLDAVAEVRSAVIYEKSHSLVKCEYVWKRTDDWINFPWSVLPPVHKSGEAPKENREAL from the coding sequence ATGAGTGACGTACGGGAGAATCTGAGTTACGAGCAGTTCGGCGTCGCCGTCCGGGAGCTCGCGCAGACCGTCGCCGACGACGGGTACGAGCCGGACATCGTGCTCTCCATCGCCCGGGGCGGCGTCTTCGTCGCCGGCGGGCTGGCCTACGCCCTGGACTGCAAGAACATCCACCTGGTGAACGTGGAGTTCTACACCGGCGTCGGTACGACGCTGGAGATGCCCGTCATGCTGGCGCCGGTGCCCAACGCCATCGACTTCTCCGATAAGAAGGTCCTGATCACCGACGACGTCGCCGACACCGGCAAGACGCTGAAGCTGGTGCGCGACTTCTGCCTGGACGCCGTGGCCGAGGTGCGCAGCGCGGTGATCTATGAGAAGTCCCACTCGCTGGTGAAGTGCGAGTACGTCTGGAAGCGGACCGACGACTGGATCAACTTCCCGTGGAGTGTCTTGCCTCCAGTACATAAGTCTGGCGAGGCGCCGAAGGAGAACAGGGAAGCGCTCTGA
- a CDS encoding replication initiator gives MPIITRQTPPPLAELSTLASLGTLPELARQLSTLGGCTRPVRLDGHRTEYTVNRATGEIGRVLHHVGSAALPAGQLLVRCNNRRATRCPACAETYRRDTYHLITAGLRGGKGTPERVATHPRVFATFTAPGFGPVHNRRSGGRACRCGTRHDEGDTALGTPPDPDTYDYEAAVLWNAHAGALWRRFSIYLRREVAKRAGLTQRTFRDHARISFAKVAEYQKRGAVHFHAVIRLDGPGGGDTPPPAWASAELLTDAIRAAATAARVDGPEIDGRPHTFTFGRQLDVRPIRSADFDGGRELTERAVAAYIAKYATKGAETATGTLDRPIRFLAELAQARITDHARRMIRTAWTLGARPELADLRLRAWAHMLGFRGHFSTKSRRYSTTLGALRDARAEWRRAQAAPPVPQDDETTLVLAHWVFAGTGLSRAEAWLAASLEPAPGTEGEPTT, from the coding sequence ATGCCCATCATCACCCGGCAGACTCCGCCCCCGCTGGCGGAACTCTCCACACTGGCCTCCCTCGGCACCTTGCCCGAGCTGGCCCGCCAACTCTCCACCCTGGGCGGCTGCACCCGCCCCGTACGCCTCGACGGCCACCGCACCGAATACACGGTGAACCGGGCCACCGGCGAGATCGGCCGCGTCCTGCACCATGTCGGCTCCGCCGCCCTCCCCGCCGGCCAGCTCCTCGTCCGCTGCAACAACCGCCGCGCCACCCGCTGCCCGGCCTGCGCCGAGACCTACCGGCGCGACACCTACCACCTGATCACCGCCGGACTCCGCGGCGGCAAGGGCACCCCGGAGCGGGTCGCCACCCATCCGCGTGTCTTCGCCACCTTCACCGCCCCCGGCTTCGGACCGGTCCACAACCGCCGCTCCGGCGGACGTGCCTGCCGCTGCGGCACCCGGCACGACGAGGGTGACACCGCTCTGGGCACGCCCCCCGACCCCGACACCTACGACTACGAGGCGGCCGTGCTGTGGAACGCGCACGCCGGTGCCCTGTGGCGGCGCTTCTCGATCTACCTCCGCCGGGAGGTCGCCAAGCGCGCCGGACTCACCCAACGCACCTTCCGCGACCACGCCCGCATCTCCTTCGCCAAGGTCGCCGAGTACCAGAAGCGCGGCGCCGTCCACTTCCACGCCGTCATCCGCCTCGACGGCCCCGGCGGCGGCGACACCCCGCCCCCGGCCTGGGCGTCGGCCGAGCTGCTGACCGACGCCATACGCGCCGCGGCCACCGCCGCCCGCGTCGACGGCCCGGAGATCGACGGCCGGCCGCACACCTTCACCTTCGGCCGCCAGCTCGACGTCCGCCCGATCCGCTCCGCCGACTTCGACGGCGGCCGGGAGCTGACCGAACGGGCCGTGGCCGCCTACATCGCCAAGTACGCCACCAAGGGCGCCGAGACGGCGACCGGCACCCTGGACCGGCCGATCCGCTTCCTCGCCGAGCTGGCCCAGGCCCGGATCACCGACCACGCCCGGCGCATGATCCGCACCGCCTGGACCCTCGGTGCCCGTCCCGAGCTGGCGGACCTGCGCCTGCGGGCCTGGGCCCACATGCTCGGCTTCCGCGGCCACTTCTCCACCAAGTCCCGCCGCTACTCCACCACCCTCGGCGCCCTCCGCGACGCTCGCGCCGAGTGGCGCCGGGCCCAAGCGGCCCCGCCCGTCCCGCAGGACGACGAGACCACGCTCGTCCTCGCCCACTGGGTCTTCGCCGGTACCGGCCTCTCCCGTGCCGAAGCCTGGCTTGCCGCGTCCCTCGAACCCGCCCCCGGAACGGAAGGAGAGCCCACCACATGA